In Nitrosomonas sp. sh817, the following are encoded in one genomic region:
- a CDS encoding AAA family ATPase codes for MNIKSLHLKKFKRIDDAEIFLASTNVLVGGNNSGKSSVLQGIHFSICAAVAARQIGRDTFAQSALLYSPSHEFVDLRHGGKYLNQSQFGHLWIKANIDENEVETKIKIYRARNEGNVGCTRSGNAVLGASVTNQINLFSIYVPGLAGIPRQEEYRTESVIRRGIAGGDANLYLRNVLLLIYKKGKLEKLVTLMKTVFPKFWISVLFNEKQDVYISINISLSGPYGRQCPLELSGTGVLQALQIFSYVVLFEPKLLLLDEPDAHLHPDNQGLLASAILTISLQTITQVILSTHSRHIVDALYDEAHFVWLRDGKVVDQGIGLDRLPLLLDLGALDTFDKLRGGEIDWVVLSEDSKLSLIKTALDVSGFDINKTAIYSYKTSSNIQSALDLCLFIKDITPNTKLIVHRDSDFMTEDEVRTIIEKIDSAGAIPFITAYSDIEGYFISALHLAELLDEDEDEIDNWLNELAQQNHVKLQHSFTRKRDQIKQTIYRSNPDNCPDTLELIGNIIPLSPSKRLGKTMLKLVRSSVKNKYGKTIDPLTVTDKLTIKELKSIIEMYPC; via the coding sequence ATGAACATAAAATCTTTACACCTAAAGAAATTTAAAAGGATTGATGATGCAGAAATTTTCCTTGCATCAACCAATGTCTTGGTGGGCGGAAACAACTCAGGCAAAAGCAGTGTATTGCAAGGAATTCACTTTTCAATATGTGCTGCGGTGGCGGCTCGCCAGATTGGACGTGACACCTTTGCTCAAAGCGCTCTTCTTTACAGTCCTTCTCATGAATTTGTAGATCTTCGACATGGCGGTAAATACCTAAATCAATCACAGTTTGGTCATTTATGGATTAAAGCGAATATTGATGAAAATGAGGTGGAAACAAAAATAAAAATCTATCGTGCCAGAAACGAAGGAAATGTTGGTTGTACAAGGAGTGGTAATGCAGTTCTGGGCGCTTCCGTTACAAACCAAATCAATCTTTTTTCTATCTACGTTCCAGGCTTGGCAGGAATCCCGAGGCAGGAAGAATATAGAACTGAAAGCGTAATTAGGAGAGGGATTGCAGGAGGGGACGCCAACCTCTATCTTCGTAATGTTCTACTTTTAATTTACAAGAAAGGAAAACTAGAAAAACTTGTCACTCTAATGAAGACTGTTTTCCCAAAATTTTGGATCTCAGTTTTGTTTAATGAGAAGCAAGATGTATATATTTCGATTAACATTTCACTATCAGGGCCCTATGGGCGTCAATGCCCGCTAGAACTATCTGGTACAGGAGTCCTTCAAGCACTGCAGATTTTTTCATATGTGGTACTATTTGAGCCAAAACTGCTCTTGTTGGATGAGCCGGATGCGCATCTTCACCCAGACAATCAAGGCCTCTTGGCTTCGGCCATTTTGACTATCTCTCTACAAACTATAACCCAGGTAATCTTATCAACACACAGCCGACATATTGTAGATGCGCTTTATGATGAGGCGCACTTTGTATGGCTCAGGGATGGCAAAGTAGTAGATCAGGGCATTGGTTTAGACAGGCTACCCTTGTTGCTTGACCTTGGTGCGCTTGATACGTTTGATAAGCTTCGGGGCGGCGAAATAGACTGGGTTGTCTTGTCTGAAGATAGCAAGCTCTCTCTAATTAAAACAGCATTGGATGTTTCAGGTTTCGACATTAATAAAACAGCCATATATAGCTACAAAACCTCATCAAACATTCAATCAGCGCTAGATCTTTGCTTATTCATTAAGGATATCACTCCAAACACAAAACTTATTGTCCACAGAGATTCTGATTTCATGACTGAAGATGAGGTTAGAACAATAATTGAAAAGATTGATAGCGCGGGAGCTATCCCGTTTATAACAGCATATAGTGATATTGAAGGATATTTCATATCCGCCCTCCATCTTGCAGAACTGCTAGATGAGGATGAGGATGAAATTGATAACTGGCTAAACGAGCTCGCTCAGCAAAATCATGTCAAATTGCAGCATAGCTTCACAAGGAAGCGAGACCAAATCAAGCAAACTATATATCGCTCAAACCCGGACAATTGTCCTGATACTCTAGAATTAATTGGAAACATTATCCCTCTTTCTCCTTCGAAACGCTTAGGAAAAACAATGCTCAAGCTTGTTCGGTCATCCGTTAAAAATAAATATGGCAAAACCATTGATCCACTGACTGTAACTGACAAGTTGACGATTAAGGAACTGAAATCAATTATTGAAATGTATCCCTGCTAA
- a CDS encoding tyrosine-type recombinase/integrase, which yields MKDLITTSNRALTSKEFQGLADVPPEVEWFANLGNKATQRAYENALKDFMNFTGIQNPEEFRVIARAHIIAWRDDLVNRSLSNMSIRHRLAALSSLFEYLCEKNTVTHNPVKGVKRPAVESYEGRTPAIGDHQARELLDAPDGSSLKGKRDRAILATLLYHALRRDELCRLKVKDFKQERRGVPHIKISGKGGKTRYVPLHPAASSLIHDYLDAAGHVMEDTGALFRSTSNNRIKGSQKPITPDGIYKLVQIYSEKLGFKIGAHSLRATAATNALDHQADIAKVQEWLGHANIATTRIYDHRKTRPEDSPTFKVSY from the coding sequence ATGAAAGACCTGATCACCACCAGCAATCGAGCACTTACTTCAAAAGAATTTCAGGGGCTTGCTGATGTTCCACCTGAAGTTGAATGGTTCGCCAACTTAGGCAACAAAGCAACACAACGTGCCTATGAAAATGCTCTAAAGGATTTTATGAATTTCACGGGTATTCAGAATCCGGAAGAATTCAGGGTTATAGCTCGTGCCCATATTATTGCCTGGCGCGATGATTTGGTGAATCGATCATTAAGTAATATGAGTATTCGCCACCGTCTGGCGGCACTATCTTCTTTATTTGAATATTTATGTGAGAAAAACACAGTTACCCATAATCCAGTAAAGGGCGTGAAGCGACCAGCTGTAGAAAGTTATGAAGGAAGAACTCCGGCAATCGGAGATCATCAGGCGCGCGAATTGCTTGATGCACCGGATGGTAGCTCACTGAAAGGAAAGCGTGATCGCGCAATACTGGCCACCCTGCTTTATCACGCCTTGCGGCGTGATGAGTTGTGCCGATTGAAAGTTAAAGATTTTAAGCAGGAACGTCGTGGTGTGCCTCATATAAAAATATCCGGTAAAGGGGGTAAAACACGTTATGTACCGCTGCACCCCGCAGCCAGCAGCTTAATCCATGATTACCTGGATGCAGCAGGACATGTCATGGAAGATACTGGCGCATTATTCCGTTCAACCAGTAATAACCGGATTAAGGGATCACAAAAACCGATTACCCCAGACGGTATTTATAAATTGGTGCAGATATACTCTGAAAAGCTAGGTTTCAAAATCGGCGCGCATTCCTTACGCGCAACAGCAGCCACCAATGCGCTGGATCATCAAGCAGATATTGCCAAAGTACAAGAATGGCTGGGACATGCCAATATTGCTACTACAAGGATTTATGATCATCGCAAAACCCGACCAGAGGATAGTCCAACGTTCAAGGTTTCTTATTGA
- a CDS encoding type II toxin-antitoxin system Phd/YefM family antitoxin, whose protein sequence is MDEWRIADAKNKFSELFNNALIGKIQVVHRRDGDVVIISKNEYEPLIGQKKTFNLSNIFSLHHTRSTI, encoded by the coding sequence ATGGATGAATGGCGTATTGCAGATGCAAAAAATAAATTTAGTGAATTGTTCAATAATGCACTGATTGGAAAAATTCAAGTTGTTCACCGGCGGGATGGTGATGTTGTAATCATTTCCAAAAACGAATATGAACCGCTGATTGGTCAAAAGAAAACTTTTAATTTAAGCAATATATTCTCTCTCCACCATACGAGATCGACCATCTAA
- a CDS encoding methane monooxygenase/ammonia monooxygenase subunit C, translating to MATAYNTSSNVTSKSGDYDMSLWYDSKYYKIGLFTMLSVAIFWIWYQRTFAYSHGMDSMEPEFDKVWMGLWRVHMTLMPLFALVTWGWILKTRDTKEQLDNLDPKLEIKRYFYWLMWLGVYLFGVYWGGSFFTEQDASWHQVIIRDTSFTPSHVVVFYGSFPMYIVCGVASYLYAMTRLPLYSRGTSFPLVMAIAGPLMILPNVGLNEWGHAFWFMEELFSAPLHWGFVILGWAGLFSGGIAAQIITRYSNLTDVIWNNQSKDILNNRIVP from the coding sequence ATGGCAACAGCCTATAACACAAGTAGTAACGTTACCAGTAAAAGTGGTGATTATGATATGTCACTTTGGTACGATTCAAAGTACTACAAAATTGGTCTTTTTACGATGCTTTCTGTAGCGATATTTTGGATCTGGTATCAAAGGACATTTGCATATTCACACGGCATGGACTCGATGGAACCGGAATTTGACAAAGTGTGGATGGGGCTGTGGCGTGTGCACATGACGCTGATGCCGCTGTTTGCGCTGGTTACCTGGGGCTGGATATTAAAAACCCGTGACACGAAAGAGCAATTGGACAACCTGGATCCCAAGTTAGAGATCAAACGTTATTTTTACTGGCTGATGTGGCTGGGTGTGTATCTGTTTGGCGTTTACTGGGGCGGCAGCTTCTTCACCGAACAAGATGCATCGTGGCACCAAGTGATTATTCGTGACACCAGCTTCACACCAAGTCACGTAGTGGTGTTTTATGGTTCATTCCCGATGTACATTGTATGTGGCGTAGCTTCATACCTGTACGCGATGACCCGTCTGCCATTATATAGCCGCGGCACATCATTTCCGTTGGTGATGGCGATTGCAGGCCCGTTGATGATTCTGCCAAACGTAGGATTGAACGAATGGGGCCATGCATTCTGGTTCATGGAAGAACTGTTTAGTGCGCCATTGCACTGGGGCTTTGTGATTCTGGGTTGGGCAGGTTTATTTTCAGGTGGTATTGCAGCGCAAATCATCACCCGTTACTCAAACCTGACGGACGTAATCTGGAACAACCAAAGCAAAGACATTCTCAATAACCGGATTGTTCCTTAA
- a CDS encoding arsenic resistance protein has protein sequence MQRFKEFLENRQISIYFSTVAIAAVIGMFVPQTTILEVGINPALALMLFVTFLQVPLTNLRQAFTRIRFFTALLLTNFVIIPLFVAVLVQFLIPNPLILFGVLLVLLTPCIDYVVTFSHLGRADARLLLASTPILLIVQMLLLPVYMGFFLGDNATELIHFTPFVHAFIFLIAIPLILASIVQIWAAQTNTGVWVLSRLGLLPVPATALVLFVVIAAVVPQLEEAMEAVWITVPIYITFAAVSPLIGWLISRFFHLDAPAGRAIAFSSGTRNSLVVLPLALAVPGAIPVLPAIIVTQTLVELVSQLIYVRLIPKLINHELTEVS, from the coding sequence GTGCAAAGATTTAAAGAATTCTTGGAAAATAGGCAAATCAGCATTTATTTTAGTACCGTAGCTATCGCAGCGGTTATAGGTATGTTTGTACCTCAAACAACTATACTTGAAGTAGGGATAAATCCAGCTTTAGCATTAATGCTCTTCGTAACATTTCTACAAGTACCTCTTACAAATCTTAGACAAGCATTTACTCGTATTCGGTTTTTTACTGCATTGCTTCTCACGAATTTTGTCATAATTCCTTTATTTGTTGCCGTACTGGTACAGTTTTTAATACCAAATCCGCTGATTTTATTTGGGGTGTTATTAGTTCTACTCACTCCTTGTATAGACTATGTTGTTACATTTTCACATCTTGGCCGTGCTGATGCCAGACTGCTCCTTGCCTCAACGCCAATACTCTTAATTGTTCAAATGTTGTTATTACCCGTATATATGGGGTTTTTTCTAGGGGATAACGCAACTGAACTTATCCATTTCACTCCATTCGTTCATGCGTTCATTTTTCTGATTGCGATCCCCTTAATACTTGCCAGTATTGTTCAAATTTGGGCAGCTCAGACTAACACTGGGGTTTGGGTATTATCTAGATTAGGATTATTACCAGTACCTGCCACAGCACTCGTTCTGTTTGTAGTTATTGCGGCTGTTGTTCCGCAATTGGAAGAGGCGATGGAGGCAGTATGGATAACAGTTCCGATATATATTACTTTTGCGGCTGTTTCTCCATTAATAGGGTGGCTGATAAGTCGATTTTTCCACCTTGATGCACCAGCTGGTCGTGCTATAGCTTTCAGCTCAGGTACACGAAACTCGCTAGTAGTGTTACCTCTGGCACTTGCAGTACCAGGAGCAATACCTGTGTTACCAGCGATCATCGTTACACAAACTCTTGTCGAGCTCGTGAGCCAACTCATCTATGTGCGATTAATTCCAAAACTTATAAATCATGAACTAACTGAAGTATCCTAA
- a CDS encoding MFS transporter, with translation MRLLRFSGFYYFHFAFIGAFAPYWSFYLQTLVFNVLEIGVLISLQISVLMSLLMITRILIDNTNKRGSEFTTPYTLYMPEKKPPEKYIKSLQLDLFSQFVTNDKSEVSNTVEIWESIPKYFLTPAQVKKLRTDTGHADPYEWNYTEKGSYFTVRIQPALIKQGNNKYQAFFPGITEELVEEALKKILTIQNHGIHDVNKVETWVRFSLRMVLKELASRGRDRNINQIKHAIEVMSSCVISLSKEKKEIWKGSILQDLVTVGREEYLADTDAQHIGRLPLFISHAINRLEYRQFNYDRLMSCDEQLSRFIYKKLINRYRHANLINNYHFMFSDLKSTGLLQQSREIDNRRKVLSALDELKEKNIIASYETDERKESRAITDVKYTIFPSNQFISEQKAANKRVNDTEKQINDISPPILISN, from the coding sequence ATGCGTTTGCTTCGTTTTTCGGGATTTTATTACTTTCATTTTGCTTTTATTGGAGCCTTTGCACCTTATTGGAGTTTTTATCTGCAAACGCTTGTATTTAATGTGTTAGAAATAGGTGTATTGATATCCTTACAGATAAGTGTGTTAATGTCATTGTTAATGATTACGCGTATTTTAATTGATAATACAAATAAACGTGGATCTGAATTTACGACTCCTTATACACTATATATGCCAGAGAAAAAACCGCCAGAAAAGTACATTAAAAGCCTTCAACTTGATCTGTTCTCACAGTTTGTCACCAATGACAAAAGTGAGGTTTCAAATACCGTTGAAATATGGGAAAGCATTCCGAAATATTTTTTGACACCTGCACAAGTAAAAAAATTAAGAACAGATACAGGCCATGCTGATCCCTATGAATGGAACTATACGGAGAAAGGCAGTTATTTTACTGTTCGCATTCAACCGGCCTTGATAAAACAAGGGAATAATAAATATCAAGCTTTCTTCCCTGGTATAACTGAAGAACTTGTGGAAGAAGCTTTAAAAAAAATTCTCACTATACAAAATCATGGCATTCATGATGTCAATAAGGTTGAAACATGGGTTCGGTTTTCTTTAAGAATGGTTTTGAAAGAGCTCGCATCCAGAGGTCGCGATCGAAATATTAACCAAATAAAACATGCTATAGAGGTGATGAGTTCTTGCGTAATCTCGCTCTCTAAAGAGAAAAAGGAAATCTGGAAAGGTTCCATTCTACAAGACTTGGTGACCGTTGGCCGTGAAGAGTATCTTGCCGATACTGACGCACAACACATCGGTAGATTACCTCTGTTTATTAGCCATGCAATAAATCGCCTTGAATACAGACAATTTAACTATGATCGTCTGATGAGCTGCGATGAACAACTCTCTCGCTTTATTTATAAGAAATTAATCAATCGTTACCGGCACGCCAATCTTATCAATAACTATCATTTCATGTTTTCAGATTTGAAAAGCACCGGATTATTGCAGCAAAGCAGAGAAATTGATAACAGAAGAAAAGTGCTTTCAGCATTAGACGAATTAAAAGAAAAAAATATCATAGCGAGCTATGAAACAGACGAACGTAAAGAAAGCCGTGCAATAACTGATGTGAAATATACAATTTTTCCTTCTAATCAATTTATAAGCGAACAAAAAGCCGCCAATAAACGTGTCAATGACACAGAAAAACAAATAAATGATATATCCCCACCGATTTTAATTTCTAATTAA
- a CDS encoding DUF4158 domain-containing protein, with amino-acid sequence MSSHLFRVLRGEFLKWHWSKDELETRWSLSVGKLVLLLGRIGRDRLGCEILLKFFQFQDFFSNDQKSIPHEIVVYVASVTNSAPEDLDAYEWDGCTGQRHRKKNLSFLGYAAQRASI; translated from the coding sequence ATGTCTTCTCATCTATTCCGCGTGTTGCGAGGAGAATTTTTGAAATGGCATTGGAGCAAAGACGAACTGGAAACTCGGTGGTCACTATCTGTCGGGAAATTGGTGTTATTGCTAGGCCGCATTGGTCGCGACCGACTTGGATGTGAAATTCTGCTCAAATTTTTTCAATTTCAAGACTTTTTCTCAAACGATCAAAAAAGCATACCTCATGAAATCGTTGTCTACGTTGCAAGTGTAACGAATTCAGCCCCAGAAGATCTGGATGCGTACGAATGGGATGGATGCACGGGTCAACGCCATCGTAAGAAAAATTTAAGTTTTTTGGGCTACGCCGCTCAACGAGCGAGTATTTAA
- a CDS encoding DNA-binding transcriptional regulator, translating into MRKTKSTILEAVHDTAKGLHKAGVLDQVTLREFDRLCLPPIEPLGPEQIKQIREATRVSQAVFAAILNTSVSTVQKWEIGQKRPTGTALKLLHLVQKRGLEAVV; encoded by the coding sequence ATGCGCAAGACTAAATCAACCATTCTTGAGGCTGTACATGATACGGCCAAGGGTTTACACAAGGCTGGCGTGTTGGATCAGGTTACGCTACGCGAATTCGATCGATTGTGCTTGCCGCCTATTGAACCCTTGGGACCGGAGCAGATAAAACAAATTCGCGAAGCTACACGTGTCAGTCAGGCGGTGTTTGCTGCCATACTAAATACAAGTGTTTCGACAGTACAAAAATGGGAGATCGGACAGAAACGGCCAACAGGTACCGCTCTTAAGTTACTACATCTTGTGCAAAAGCGCGGTCTGGAAGCTGTCGTCTGA
- a CDS encoding type II toxin-antitoxin system RelE/ParE family toxin encodes MGKQTRMTSPSLCAAVREMTEGLYDADLGNGLLKKRIARLGQGKRSGFRTLVVTNKGNRWIFLFGFPKNERSNIDKDEEIALKLLAAHLLSLTAQALDKAQYAGELMEVNCDAQD; translated from the coding sequence TTGGGCAAACAAACAAGGATGACCTCGCCTAGTCTGTGCGCCGCTGTGCGTGAGATGACTGAGGGACTGTATGATGCCGACCTCGGCAATGGGCTGCTGAAAAAACGAATTGCGCGATTAGGACAAGGAAAGAGAAGCGGCTTTCGCACATTGGTCGTCACCAACAAAGGAAACCGTTGGATATTCTTATTTGGCTTCCCAAAGAACGAACGTAGCAACATCGACAAAGATGAAGAGATAGCGCTAAAGCTGTTGGCTGCTCACCTGCTGTCACTAACCGCGCAGGCGCTCGATAAAGCACAATATGCGGGAGAATTAATGGAGGTTAATTGCGATGCGCAAGACTAA
- a CDS encoding toprim domain-containing protein, which translates to MGNNGQGLEAAINTTPAIVIAEGYATADTLSQALDYPVIAAFDSGNLSKVAQDLHEKYPHKPIIIAGDDDHHLESTIGKNPGKEKALEAAALVNGMAVFPVFAPNEQVSKRLNDFNDLANKSSLGIDAVKRQVGSVVEKVSQQAKLTCLAKLQTRVEPKQQEIKQKRALVR; encoded by the coding sequence GTGGGAAATAACGGTCAGGGACTGGAAGCAGCCATCAATACAACACCTGCTATCGTGATAGCTGAAGGGTATGCCACCGCAGACACGCTATCCCAGGCGCTGGATTATCCTGTCATCGCCGCATTTGATTCGGGCAATTTGTCCAAAGTCGCGCAGGATTTGCATGAAAAGTATCCGCATAAACCCATCATTATTGCCGGAGATGATGATCATCACCTGGAATCCACCATTGGCAAAAACCCCGGCAAGGAAAAAGCATTGGAAGCAGCGGCATTGGTGAATGGTATGGCGGTATTTCCGGTTTTTGCACCTAATGAGCAGGTATCAAAGAGATTAAATGATTTTAATGATCTGGCCAATAAAAGCTCACTTGGTATTGATGCGGTTAAACGTCAGGTCGGATCGGTTGTTGAAAAAGTATCTCAGCAGGCTAAACTGACCTGTTTAGCGAAGTTACAAACCCGTGTTGAACCTAAGCAGCAGGAAATCAAGCAAAAACGGGCATTAGTCAGGTAA
- a CDS encoding PaaI family thioesterase, whose product MNLRHFIWTTPLLSDKKRIECLPFFWLMRIKVLVLSPDWRTIKIRLPHSWIATNVGGSLFGGYQACLADPIAAMACQKLFPDHRVLTSSLQLDFIAEGLSDLELIFHMSPEIERQIRTDLAKKGRSTPMFEYGYYQENGTLCTLIKAKVAIRPIADC is encoded by the coding sequence ATGAACTTACGTCATTTTATCTGGACCACGCCTTTATTATCAGATAAAAAAAGAATAGAGTGCCTACCCTTTTTTTGGTTAATGCGTATTAAAGTACTGGTTTTGTCTCCCGACTGGCGCACTATCAAAATCCGTTTGCCACATAGCTGGATTGCAACTAATGTTGGAGGTAGTTTATTTGGCGGATACCAAGCCTGTCTGGCTGATCCTATTGCAGCAATGGCATGTCAGAAATTATTCCCCGACCATAGAGTTTTGACAAGTTCATTACAGCTGGATTTTATAGCAGAAGGTCTAAGTGATTTAGAGCTCATTTTTCATATGTCTCCGGAAATAGAGCGGCAAATACGCACTGATTTGGCCAAAAAAGGCAGAAGTACTCCGATGTTTGAATACGGTTATTATCAGGAAAATGGTACTTTGTGCACGCTTATTAAGGCAAAAGTGGCTATCCGTCCTATTGCTGACTGCTAA
- a CDS encoding DUF2934 domain-containing protein, with protein sequence MTKSKSTAAPEKTAQAVAEQPNRPLVSPEERYRMIAEAAYYRAEKRGFAGGDTAEDWREAEAEIDRILTTNK encoded by the coding sequence ATGACCAAATCCAAATCCACTGCCGCCCCTGAAAAGACGGCTCAAGCCGTTGCCGAGCAACCGAATCGTCCGCTCGTATCACCGGAGGAGCGCTATCGAATGATCGCTGAAGCCGCCTATTACCGCGCCGAAAAGCGCGGCTTTGCCGGCGGCGACACAGCGGAAGATTGGCGCGAAGCAGAAGCGGAAATCGACCGCATCCTTACAACAAACAAATGA
- the gstA gene encoding glutathione transferase GstA, whose product MKLYYSPGACSLSPHIVLEEGVFGYETERVDLTSGKTETGADYRTINPNGYVPALLLDDGQVLTEGPAIVQYLADRAPETRLAPPVGSMERYRLMEWLNFISTELHKSFGTLFNPQAPEAWKDLVKTQLARRFDYVNSRLDGKVWLMGDDFTVADAYLFTVLGWGNYVGIDLVPWPNLIAYQGRVAARPAVQAALKAEGLIE is encoded by the coding sequence ATGAAACTTTATTACAGCCCCGGCGCCTGTTCGTTATCGCCCCACATCGTCCTCGAAGAGGGCGTATTCGGATATGAAACCGAGCGGGTCGATCTGACCAGCGGCAAAACCGAAACCGGCGCCGATTACCGCACGATCAATCCCAACGGCTACGTGCCCGCCTTACTACTCGACGACGGTCAAGTGCTGACCGAAGGGCCTGCCATTGTCCAGTATCTCGCCGACCGTGCACCGGAAACACGTCTTGCGCCGCCTGTCGGCAGCATGGAGCGTTACCGTCTGATGGAATGGCTCAACTTTATCTCTACCGAGCTGCACAAGAGCTTCGGCACGCTGTTCAATCCACAGGCGCCTGAAGCCTGGAAAGACCTTGTCAAGACGCAACTGGCCCGGCGTTTCGATTATGTGAACAGCCGACTTGATGGCAAGGTTTGGCTGATGGGCGATGATTTCACCGTGGCTGATGCCTATCTTTTTACCGTATTGGGCTGGGGCAATTACGTCGGTATCGATCTTGTCCCATGGCCAAATCTGATCGCCTATCAGGGCCGCGTCGCCGCACGTCCTGCTGTGCAGGCGGCGCTCAAGGCCGAAGGATTGATTGAATAA
- a CDS encoding DHA2 family efflux MFS transporter permease subunit: MIKSTAAIAAEDAPESQGAAAEKPLTPQQWIGFFGMVFGIFMAILDIQIVASSMQQIQAGLAATRDEIAWVQTAYLIAEVVIIPLSGWLGRALSTRYLFVLSSGGFTLMSLFVALSWNLPSMIVFRTLQGLFGGAMIPTVFAVIYTMFPKRLQPSMFIVVGLVVTVAPTAGPVLGGYLTEAFSWKALFLINLLPGFLVCLSTWLFVRVDEPDWKLLEKIDFLGIVYIIIFLGSMQFVLEEGVRKEWFDSHEILFFSVVAAVAGIAMFYRELTIEHPIVDLWAFRNFNFAVGCVFSFILGVGMYTTIYLMPLYLASVKGLNSLQIGQYVMVTGLFQLLSAFVAGPLAKVLDSRLMMALGLSLYGLGSWMNADLTHESGYWEFFWPQALRGFALMFAFLPINTLALGTLPPEEVKNASGLYNLMRNLGGAIGLAVANTLMIQLNKQHYAVLRESVAPGSPQAQSVLAGLQERMAGLSLPNSEQAALKQLYGLVMREAEVLTLNTLFHILSLVFLFALLLMPLVRKVSADAGGAAGGH; this comes from the coding sequence ATGATCAAGAGCACAGCGGCTATAGCCGCCGAAGATGCGCCGGAGAGTCAGGGCGCAGCGGCTGAAAAACCGCTCACCCCGCAACAATGGATCGGCTTTTTCGGCATGGTGTTCGGCATTTTCATGGCGATCCTGGACATCCAGATCGTCGCCAGCTCCATGCAACAAATACAGGCGGGACTGGCGGCGACCCGCGACGAAATCGCCTGGGTGCAAACCGCTTATTTGATTGCCGAAGTCGTGATCATCCCGCTGTCAGGCTGGCTGGGCCGGGCGCTGTCGACCCGCTACCTGTTCGTGCTGTCTTCCGGCGGCTTTACGCTGATGAGCCTGTTTGTCGCCTTGTCCTGGAATCTACCCTCGATGATCGTTTTTCGAACCCTTCAGGGCTTGTTTGGCGGCGCGATGATCCCCACGGTGTTTGCGGTGATCTACACGATGTTCCCTAAGCGTTTGCAACCGTCCATGTTCATCGTCGTCGGCCTGGTGGTGACTGTCGCACCTACGGCGGGACCGGTGCTGGGCGGCTATCTTACCGAAGCATTTTCCTGGAAAGCGCTGTTTCTGATCAATCTGCTGCCGGGATTTTTGGTCTGCCTGAGCACCTGGCTGTTCGTGCGGGTGGATGAACCGGACTGGAAATTACTCGAAAAAATCGATTTTCTCGGCATCGTCTATATCATCATCTTTCTCGGCAGTATGCAATTCGTGCTGGAAGAAGGGGTGCGAAAGGAATGGTTTGATAGCCATGAAATTTTATTTTTTAGCGTGGTTGCCGCCGTGGCAGGCATCGCTATGTTCTATCGTGAATTAACCATCGAACACCCGATTGTCGATCTGTGGGCCTTCCGTAATTTCAACTTCGCTGTCGGCTGTGTATTCAGCTTCATCCTGGGGGTTGGAATGTATACCACCATTTACTTGATGCCGTTGTATCTGGCCAGCGTCAAAGGCCTGAACAGCCTGCAAATTGGCCAATATGTGATGGTCACAGGACTATTTCAACTGTTGTCGGCCTTTGTCGCCGGCCCACTCGCCAAGGTACTGGATTCACGGTTGATGATGGCGCTGGGCTTGTCTCTCTATGGGCTGGGTTCCTGGATGAACGCCGATCTCACGCATGAGTCAGGCTACTGGGAGTTTTTCTGGCCACAGGCTTTGCGCGGCTTCGCGCTGATGTTTGCCTTTTTGCCCATCAATACACTGGCCTTGGGTACGTTGCCGCCTGAAGAAGTCAAAAATGCCAGCGGACTGTACAACCTGATGCGCAACCTGGGTGGAGCCATAGGTCTGGCGGTCGCCAACACTTTGATGATTCAGTTGAACAAGCAACATTACGCCGTGTTGCGCGAGTCGGTGGCGCCGGGCTCTCCACAAGCGCAATCAGTACTGGCGGGCTTGCAGGAACGTATGGCCGGATTGTCGTTACCGAACAGCGAACAGGCTGCACTCAAGCAGCTTTACGGCTTGGTGATGCGAGAAGCCGAAGTGCTCACCCTCAATACGCTGTTTCATATCCTCAGCCTGGTTTTTCTCTTCGCGTTATTGCTGATGCCATTGGTCAGAAAAGTGTCGGCGGATGCCGGTGGCGCGGCAGGCGGCCATTGA